A stretch of the bacterium genome encodes the following:
- a CDS encoding FAD/NAD(P)-binding protein: MERTHLPESNWQTRPARILRTRQMTEHEKLFEISLGGGRTLDYEPGQFVMISLFGVGEIPISIASSPTHRTSFEICVRAVGKVTRALHRLEAGDELGIRGPYGHGFPIRILEGNDLLIIAGGLGIAPLRSLIRYVLDNRRDFGHTHILLGCRTPGDILFADEIDGWRKRMDVHWECTVDRAAPEWTGQVGRITTLIPGVDMEAERTFAVVVGPPVMYKFVIRELLAKNIPEHQILLSLERHMKCGMGKCGRCQIHNFYCCQEGPVFNYSDVKWMPEAF; this comes from the coding sequence ATGGAGCGCACCCACCTTCCGGAGTCCAACTGGCAGACCCGGCCGGCGCGCATCCTGCGCACGCGGCAGATGACGGAGCACGAGAAGCTCTTCGAGATCTCGCTCGGCGGCGGGCGCACGCTCGACTACGAGCCGGGGCAGTTCGTGATGATCTCGCTCTTCGGCGTCGGGGAGATCCCGATCTCGATCGCCTCCTCGCCCACGCACCGCACCTCCTTCGAGATCTGCGTGCGCGCCGTCGGCAAGGTCACGCGGGCGCTGCACCGGCTGGAGGCCGGCGACGAGCTGGGCATCCGCGGCCCCTACGGGCACGGCTTCCCGATCCGCATCCTCGAGGGCAACGACCTGCTGATCATCGCCGGCGGCCTGGGCATCGCGCCGCTGCGCTCGCTGATCCGCTACGTGCTCGACAACCGGCGCGACTTCGGCCACACGCACATCCTGCTCGGCTGCCGCACGCCGGGCGACATCCTCTTCGCCGACGAGATCGACGGCTGGCGCAAGCGGATGGACGTGCACTGGGAGTGCACGGTCGACCGCGCCGCGCCGGAGTGGACCGGCCAGGTCGGCCGCATCACGACGCTGATCCCCGGCGTCGACATGGAGGCCGAGCGCACGTTCGCAGTCGTGGTCGGGCCGCCCGTGATGTACAAGTTCGTGATCCGCGAGCTGCTCGCGAAGAACATCCCCGAGCACCAGATCCTGCTCTCGCTGGAGCGGCACATGAAGTGCGGGATGGGCAAGTGCGGGCGCTGCCAGATCCACAACTTCTACTGCTGCCAGGAAGGGCCCGTGTTCAACTACTCCGACGTCAAATGGATGCCCGAGGCATTCTGA
- a CDS encoding 4Fe-4S dicluster domain-containing protein, producing MQELLQYHVLKKENLDGLVTRLAKLQPLAAPVAKGDGNFAFASVHEAGEMTLDYVPTILPPKKYFLPPRETLLHFDVRRGMHVETVGDNQPLTLFGVHTCDIAGIQCLNMVFSERPRDYNYLLRKRLITVIGLECNGYCDANASCALVGASLPNGGYDLFLTDLGDRFLVHVNTQAGDDIVDTIKVFAPAAAGDLEALAALRERKRGTFRNEVALDPRKLPELFSRSLESPVWHDLDGRCLACGNCTLVCPTCYCFDVRDEFRIDLATGRRIRAWESCQSEPFALVAGGENFRKTRGSRQRHRYFRKFAYPFGKYHRFFCTGCGRCTRACMAGIKLKETLTALAWGQGG from the coding sequence GTGCAGGAGCTGCTCCAGTACCACGTCCTGAAGAAGGAGAACCTCGACGGCCTCGTCACGCGCCTCGCCAAGCTCCAGCCCCTGGCCGCGCCGGTCGCGAAGGGCGACGGGAACTTCGCGTTCGCCTCGGTGCACGAAGCGGGCGAGATGACGCTCGACTACGTGCCGACGATCCTCCCGCCGAAGAAGTACTTCCTCCCGCCCCGCGAGACCCTGCTGCACTTCGACGTGCGCCGCGGCATGCACGTCGAGACCGTCGGCGACAACCAGCCGCTGACGCTGTTCGGCGTGCACACCTGCGACATCGCCGGGATCCAGTGCCTGAACATGGTCTTCTCGGAGCGCCCGCGCGACTACAACTACCTGCTGCGCAAGCGGCTGATCACGGTGATCGGCCTGGAGTGCAACGGCTACTGCGACGCCAACGCCAGCTGCGCCCTCGTCGGCGCCTCGCTCCCGAACGGCGGCTACGACCTCTTCCTGACCGACCTCGGCGACCGCTTCCTGGTGCACGTCAACACCCAGGCCGGCGACGACATCGTCGACACGATCAAGGTCTTCGCGCCGGCCGCCGCGGGCGACCTCGAGGCGCTCGCCGCGCTGCGCGAGCGCAAGCGCGGGACCTTCCGCAACGAGGTCGCCCTCGACCCGCGCAAGCTGCCGGAGCTCTTCAGCCGCTCGCTCGAGAGCCCCGTCTGGCACGACCTCGACGGGCGCTGCCTGGCCTGCGGCAACTGCACGCTCGTCTGCCCGACCTGCTACTGCTTCGACGTGCGCGACGAGTTCCGCATCGATCTGGCCACCGGCCGGCGCATCCGCGCCTGGGAATCCTGCCAGAGCGAGCCGTTCGCGCTCGTGGCCGGCGGCGAGAACTTCCGCAAGACGCGCGGCTCGCGCCAGCGCCACCGTTACTTCCGCAAGTTCGCGTACCCCTTCGGCAAGTACCACCGCTTCTTCTGCACCGGCTGCGGCCGCTGCACCCGCGCGTGCATGGCCGGCATCAAGCTCAAGGAGACCCTCACCGCCCTCGCGTGGGGCCAGGGGGGCTAG
- a CDS encoding NAD-dependent deacylase: MTDRDRGDEAGPALAAAATRLRAARFAVALTGAGISVESGIPDFRSPGGLWSVFRPEEYATIEAFRRDPAKAWRLYRALGETLAGREPNDAHRALAALEEAGLLRLVITQNIDGLHQAAGSRAVIEMHGDHRRLQCPRCGHLEDVRPERFAEPVPACPACAAPLKPNVVLFGEPVRDLDLIEAAVARCDLLLVVGTSAQVYPAAGIPAAVRARGGVVIEFNREETPLTAGVVPAGLHFRGPAGHTLARFARAALGD, encoded by the coding sequence TTGACTGATCGCGACCGAGGCGACGAGGCGGGGCCGGCGCTGGCGGCTGCGGCCACGCGGCTGCGGGCGGCGCGCTTCGCCGTCGCGCTGACGGGCGCGGGCATCTCGGTCGAGAGCGGCATCCCGGATTTCCGTTCGCCCGGCGGGCTCTGGTCGGTCTTCCGGCCGGAGGAGTACGCGACGATCGAGGCGTTCCGGCGCGACCCGGCGAAGGCCTGGCGCCTCTACCGCGCCCTGGGAGAGACGCTCGCGGGCCGCGAGCCGAACGACGCGCACCGCGCCCTCGCCGCCCTGGAGGAGGCCGGACTGCTCCGCCTGGTGATCACGCAGAACATCGACGGGCTGCACCAGGCGGCCGGGTCGCGCGCCGTCATCGAGATGCACGGCGATCACCGGCGCCTCCAGTGCCCGCGCTGCGGCCACCTCGAGGACGTGCGCCCCGAGCGGTTCGCTGAACCCGTTCCCGCCTGCCCGGCGTGCGCCGCGCCGCTCAAGCCGAACGTGGTGCTCTTCGGCGAGCCGGTCCGGGACCTCGACCTGATCGAGGCGGCCGTGGCGCGCTGCGACCTGCTTCTCGTCGTGGGCACCTCGGCTCAGGTGTACCCGGCCGCGGGGATTCCGGCGGCCGTGCGCGCCCGCGGCGGCGTCGTCATCGAGTTCAACAGGGAGGAGACGCCGCTGACGGCAGGCGTCGTCCCGGCCGGACTGCACTTCCGCGGTCCAGCCGGGCACACTCTCGCGCGCTTCGCCCGCGCGGCGCTTGGGGACTGA
- a CDS encoding ABC transporter permease yields MAIPWSYSLRNLATRRLTTVLTASGMAMVVFVFAAMEMLAAGLRATLVDTGAWDNAVLIRKASQTEVQSSVTRDAAAIVESQPEVADGAGGARLAAKEIVVLINLLQRADERPANVTIRGIGPASLALRPQVRLAAGRMPRAGSTEIAAGASIARRFRGAQLGERLRFGQQEWAVVGILDSGGAGFDSEIWGDVDQLMQAFRRPVYSSVILRLRDPAGFDTLKARLEGDPRLELEAKRERQFYADQSEAMATFLRVFGAVLAAIFSTGAVIGAMITMYAAVANRVPEIGTMRALGFRRGSILAAFLLESAFLGLLGGAVGVAAASFLQLVTVSTMNWQTFSELAFRFDLTAGIAARSLLFALGMGLAGGMLPALRAARLGIVDALRTS; encoded by the coding sequence ATGGCGATCCCCTGGTCCTACTCGCTGCGCAACCTGGCGACGCGCCGCCTGACCACCGTGCTCACGGCCAGCGGCATGGCCATGGTCGTCTTCGTCTTCGCCGCGATGGAGATGCTCGCCGCCGGCCTGCGCGCCACGCTCGTGGACACCGGCGCCTGGGACAACGCGGTGCTCATCCGCAAGGCCTCGCAGACCGAGGTCCAGAGCTCGGTCACGCGCGACGCCGCGGCCATCGTCGAATCGCAGCCGGAGGTCGCCGACGGCGCCGGCGGCGCGCGCCTCGCCGCCAAGGAGATCGTCGTGCTGATCAACCTCCTCCAGCGCGCGGACGAGCGCCCGGCAAACGTGACCATCCGCGGGATCGGACCGGCGAGCCTCGCGCTGCGCCCCCAGGTGCGCCTCGCCGCCGGCCGGATGCCGCGGGCGGGCAGCACCGAAATCGCCGCCGGCGCGAGCATCGCCCGGCGTTTCCGCGGCGCCCAGCTCGGAGAGCGGCTGCGCTTCGGGCAGCAGGAGTGGGCGGTGGTGGGCATCCTCGACTCCGGCGGCGCGGGCTTCGACTCGGAGATCTGGGGCGACGTCGACCAGCTCATGCAGGCCTTCCGCCGACCGGTCTACTCGTCGGTGATCCTGCGGCTGCGCGACCCAGCGGGCTTCGACACCCTCAAGGCGCGGCTCGAGGGCGACCCGCGCCTCGAGCTGGAGGCGAAGCGTGAGCGCCAGTTCTACGCCGACCAGTCCGAGGCGATGGCGACGTTCTTGCGCGTCTTCGGCGCGGTGCTGGCCGCGATCTTCTCGACCGGCGCCGTCATCGGCGCGATGATCACGATGTACGCCGCCGTGGCCAACCGCGTCCCGGAGATCGGCACAATGCGGGCGCTCGGCTTCCGGCGCGGGAGCATCCTCGCCGCGTTCCTGCTCGAGTCGGCGTTCCTGGGGCTGCTCGGCGGCGCGGTGGGGGTGGCGGCCGCATCCTTCCTGCAACTGGTGACCGTCTCGACGATGAACTGGCAGACCTTCTCCGAGCTGGCGTTCCGCTTCGACCTCACCGCCGGGATCGCCGCCCGGTCGCTCCTCTTCGCGCTCGGGATGGGTCTCGCCGGCGGGATGCTGCCGGCGCTGCGGGCGGCGCGCCTCGGGATCGTGGACGCGCTGCGGACCTCGTAG